From Vitis vinifera cultivar Pinot Noir 40024 chromosome 14, ASM3070453v1, a single genomic window includes:
- the LOC100246648 gene encoding uncharacterized protein LOC100246648 isoform X1 codes for MASTSASSSTSSSSQFTYSNASYFPLPFHLQQSDPMAAVSQYPKPYVAPPPPPVQVPVPPVKIPAVAPVYPAPAPVAGVYSLPQYQQAQQLFQRDAQTITPEALESVKAALASSEIEHKAETKKKAIPRKAAGQTWEDPTLAEWPENDYRLFCGDLGNEVNDDVLSKAFSRFPSFNMAKVVRDKRTGKTRGYGFVSFSNPLDLAAALKEMNGKYVGNRPIKLRKSNWRERTDFEALERQKNHIQKKPKLSKKSVLHK; via the exons ATGGCTTCAACCTCCGCTTCATCTTCTACTTCCTCATCCTCTCAATTCACCTACTCAAACGCttcctattttcctctgccctTCCACCTTCAACAGTCTGATCCAATGGCCGCTGTTTCTCAGTACCCTAAGCCCTACGTTGCCCCTCCTCCGCCGCCTGTCCAAGTACCTGTGCCACCCGTCAAGATTCCGGCTGTGGCTCCTGTGTACCCGGCTCCGGCGCCTGTTGCCGGCGTCTACTCGCTCCCGCAGTATCAGCAg GCTCAACAGTTATTCCAAAGGGATGCACAGACAATCACTCCTGAAGCTCTTGAGAGTGTAAAAGCTGCCCTTGCCAGCAGTGAAATTGAGCACAAAGCTGAGACAAAGAAGAAAGCAATTCCCCGTAAAGCTGCTGGTCAAACTTGGGAGGATCCAACGCTTGCAGAGTGGCCAGAAA ATGATTATCGTTTATTTTGTGGTGATCTTGGCAATGAGGTGAATGATGATGTTCTTTCAAAAGCATTTTCACGATTTCCTTCCTTCAATATGGCTAAA GTTGTCAGAGATAAGCGGACAGGAAAAACCAGGGGCTATGGATTTGTTAGCTTTTCCAACCCTTTAGACCTTGCAGCAGCACTTAAGGAAATGAACG GAAAATATGTTGGAAATAGGCCAATCAAACTACGTAAGAGCAATTGGAGGGAGAGGACAGATTTTGAAGCCTTGGAAAGACAAAAG AACCATATACAAAAGAAACCAAAGCTTTCAAAGAAGAGTGTATTACATAAGTGA
- the LOC100246648 gene encoding uncharacterized protein LOC100246648 isoform X2 — MASTSASSSTSSSSQFTYSNASYFPLPFHLQQSDPMAAVSQYPKPYVAPPPPPVQVPVPPVKIPAVAPVYPAPAPVAGVYSLPQYQQAQQLFQRDAQTITPEALESVKAALASSEIEHKAETKKKAIPRKAAGQTWEDPTLAEWPENDYRLFCGDLGNEVNDDVLSKAFSRFPSFNMAKVVRDKRTGKTRGYGFVSFSNPLDLAAALKEMNVCMGFY, encoded by the exons ATGGCTTCAACCTCCGCTTCATCTTCTACTTCCTCATCCTCTCAATTCACCTACTCAAACGCttcctattttcctctgccctTCCACCTTCAACAGTCTGATCCAATGGCCGCTGTTTCTCAGTACCCTAAGCCCTACGTTGCCCCTCCTCCGCCGCCTGTCCAAGTACCTGTGCCACCCGTCAAGATTCCGGCTGTGGCTCCTGTGTACCCGGCTCCGGCGCCTGTTGCCGGCGTCTACTCGCTCCCGCAGTATCAGCAg GCTCAACAGTTATTCCAAAGGGATGCACAGACAATCACTCCTGAAGCTCTTGAGAGTGTAAAAGCTGCCCTTGCCAGCAGTGAAATTGAGCACAAAGCTGAGACAAAGAAGAAAGCAATTCCCCGTAAAGCTGCTGGTCAAACTTGGGAGGATCCAACGCTTGCAGAGTGGCCAGAAA ATGATTATCGTTTATTTTGTGGTGATCTTGGCAATGAGGTGAATGATGATGTTCTTTCAAAAGCATTTTCACGATTTCCTTCCTTCAATATGGCTAAA GTTGTCAGAGATAAGCGGACAGGAAAAACCAGGGGCTATGGATTTGTTAGCTTTTCCAACCCTTTAGACCTTGCAGCAGCACTTAAGGAAATGAACG TCTGCATGGGATTTTATTGA